A window from Chlamydiota bacterium encodes these proteins:
- a CDS encoding ribose-phosphate pyrophosphokinase, which translates to MKVFCGRSNPELSREICGYLGIELGKCIIHKFKNDNTFVRIEENVRGKDVFVIQTSAPPVNDYFMELLIMIDALKHASARRVTAVLPYYPYARSDKKDQPRICITARLVADLLESAGADRVLTMNLHAEQIQGFFGIPVDQLLASPILCDYFSRNGVENCIVVAPDAGSAKRAERYARQLGLPLAILDKRRDPLNDTVEIYHIIGDVSGKNAIVFDDEIATGGSMIETAHALLSHGARDIHAGAVHAVLCGNATQKLQESPYKQIVVTNTLPIEGGKKIPKIKVLSVAQLFGEAIRRIHEAKTLSELFGKHL; encoded by the coding sequence ATGAAGGTATTCTGCGGCCGGTCGAACCCGGAGTTGAGCCGCGAGATATGCGGGTATCTCGGCATCGAGCTCGGCAAGTGCATCATCCACAAGTTCAAGAACGACAACACCTTCGTGCGCATCGAGGAGAACGTCCGGGGGAAGGACGTCTTCGTCATCCAGACGAGCGCCCCGCCCGTCAACGACTACTTCATGGAACTCCTCATCATGATCGACGCGCTCAAGCACGCCTCCGCGCGCCGGGTGACCGCCGTGCTCCCGTACTACCCGTACGCCAGGTCCGACAAGAAGGACCAGCCCCGCATCTGCATCACCGCGCGTCTGGTCGCCGACCTGCTCGAGAGCGCGGGCGCGGACCGCGTGCTCACGATGAACCTCCACGCCGAGCAGATCCAGGGCTTCTTCGGGATCCCGGTGGACCAGCTCCTCGCCTCGCCGATCCTCTGCGACTACTTCAGCCGCAACGGGGTCGAAAACTGCATCGTGGTCGCCCCCGACGCCGGCAGCGCCAAGCGCGCCGAGCGGTATGCCCGCCAACTCGGCCTGCCGCTCGCCATCCTCGATAAGCGCCGCGATCCGCTGAACGACACCGTGGAGATCTATCATATCATCGGCGACGTCTCCGGGAAGAACGCCATCGTCTTCGACGACGAGATCGCCACGGGCGGGTCGATGATCGAGACCGCCCACGCCCTCCTCTCGCACGGGGCGCGCGACATCCACGCCGGGGCTGTCCACGCGGTCCTCTGCGGCAACGCCACGCAGAAGCTCCAGGAGTCGCCGTACAAACAGATCGTCGTCACCAACACCCTCCCGATCGAGGGCGGGAAGAAGATCCCCAAGATCAAGGTGCTCTCGGTGGCGCAGCTGTTCGGGGAGGCGATCCGCCGCATCCACGAGGCCAAGACGCTGAGCGAGCTCTTCGGCAAGCACCTCTGA
- the ruvX gene encoding Holliday junction resolvase RuvX, whose translation MRLLGIDPGERRIGIAVSDPGRSIASPAGAIERGDPAETLRRIGDAARRHEAAGIVVGLPLNMDGSEGPAARSARGFADSLRAALNLPVVLWDERLTTAEADRFLKSAGLSRRKRSLRVDGIAAQRILQSYLDSPGAKGTP comes from the coding sequence ATGCGTCTGCTCGGCATAGACCCGGGGGAACGGCGGATCGGGATCGCGGTGAGCGACCCGGGGCGCAGCATCGCCTCCCCCGCCGGGGCGATCGAGCGGGGAGACCCGGCCGAGACGCTCCGGCGCATCGGCGACGCGGCGCGGCGGCACGAGGCGGCCGGGATCGTCGTGGGGCTCCCGCTGAACATGGACGGGAGCGAGGGGCCGGCGGCGCGGAGCGCCCGCGGATTCGCGGACTCCCTCCGGGCGGCGCTCAACCTCCCCGTCGTCCTCTGGGACGAGCGTCTGACCACCGCCGAGGCGGACCGGTTCCTGAAATCGGCCGGGCTCTCGCGAAGGAAACGGAGCCTGCGCGTCGACGGGATCGCCGCCCAGCGCATCCTCCAGTCGTACCTCGACAGCCCGGGCGCGAAGGGGACGCCGTGA